The stretch of DNA TTCCGCCATCAAAAGACAAACAGGCTATTGTCGATAAAGACTACAGCCTCGACTATTTCTTCCGCGATCCCACGACTGGAGAAGAGTGGGACGGCAAAGGGAAACGCCCCAGCTTCTTAAGCAAGAAAAAGAAGACGGATGATTTCCGCATCTACCATGCGACCAACACCAAGTTCCCGCCGGTCGCCAAATCCGTGCCGTCCCCGGTTGAATCTGCAACTTCAGCCGTCGAGCCATCCGTTATTGCCGCTCCTGATGTCGCCGACACCGCAGACTTCGCAGAAGACGTCGCCTCACCGGCGGTGGTTGACGAGTTGGTCGTGAATGCTGCGCAGCAGATTACTGCAGCTGCGATGCCGTCAGCAATGGCTAGCTAACTCCCCTGCAATTGGTTACCCAATGAGTGCTTGGTTTCCATAGCTCTCTGGCAAACCACGCTCAATCTTCGTCTGAGTTAATCGTGCATGTCATCTTTTTTGATGAGGCACAGTCACGCAAAAAATATTAGGAAAATCATGAATAACGTCACAAAAATCGTCAAGAAAATCACTTTGTCTGATCAAGACATCGAGGTTGCTAAGGACACTTTACGCGAAAGCAAAATGGGTACTGATCGCAAGACATTGCGTCGGGTTCTCGGAGACTTAGCTGTGGTGAAGATGTTAGAGAAGAACGGCGATCAACTCCATGTTAGTAGGCCAATAGAGCATTTCGTATACATCCCGACCAAAGGAAATATCGCTCAATTTCATAAGTGGGTGCTGGCCCAAGGCTATACCGTCATTGGCCTCAACCGGGCGAAAGACTCTAAGGTTTGCATCAGCTTCGAGCACATCGGCTGCGCAAATTTGAGCGCAGTTATTTCGCACACCATTCCAATCAATCGCGCTTCGCGAAGGGCTGGCGGCCAATATGACGGATGGGGAACATTCTTGGAATTTGAAACGGAAGATGGCTTTGATAATTGCCCATTGGTCACAGAGCAGCAAGGCGCTAAACAATCGTAGTTG from Duganella dendranthematis encodes:
- a CDS encoding ribonuclease E inhibitor RraB, translated to MNNVTKIVKKITLSDQDIEVAKDTLRESKMGTDRKTLRRVLGDLAVVKMLEKNGDQLHVSRPIEHFVYIPTKGNIAQFHKWVLAQGYTVIGLNRAKDSKVCISFEHIGCANLSAVISHTIPINRASRRAGGQYDGWGTFLEFETEDGFDNCPLVTEQQGAKQS
- a CDS encoding H-NS family nucleoid-associated regulatory protein, which translates into the protein MFALNIPTSSNVADLLAKKAELEALAKKNQEDLYVDRPLFIAQVRELIKTFGITKVEAFPPSKDKQAIVDKDYSLDYFFRDPTTGEEWDGKGKRPSFLSKKKKTDDFRIYHATNTKFPPVAKSVPSPVESATSAVEPSVIAAPDVADTADFAEDVASPAVVDELVVNAAQQITAAAMPSAMAS